One region of Thalassophryne amazonica chromosome 16, fThaAma1.1, whole genome shotgun sequence genomic DNA includes:
- the elob gene encoding elongin-B has product MDVFLMIRRHKTTIFTDAKESTTVYELKRIVEGILKRPPEDQRLYKDDVLLSDSQTLGNCGFTNQTARPQAPATVGLAFRLSDESFEQLRIEAFSTPPELPDVMKPQDSGSTANEQAVQ; this is encoded by the exons GATGTGTTTCTAATGATCAGACGTCATAAAACGACCATCTTCACAGATGCCAAAGAGTCCACCACAGTCTACGAGTTAAAGCGCATCGTAGAAGGAATTTTGAAGAGGCCACCTGAAGATCAAAGGCTTTATAAG GATGATGTTCTGCTGAGCGACAGTCAAACACTCGGAAATTGTGGCTTTACAAACCAAACAGCCCGACCTCAAGCCCCAGCCACAGTGGGATTAGCTTTCAGACTGAGTG ACGAATCCTTCGAACAGCTGAGGATCGAGGccttctccactcctccagagctccCTGACGTCATGAAGCCACAGGACTCGGGCAGCACAGCCAACGAGCAGGCTGTCCAGTGA